The following proteins are encoded in a genomic region of Glycine soja cultivar W05 chromosome 17, ASM419377v2, whole genome shotgun sequence:
- the LOC114391765 gene encoding outer envelope pore protein 24B, chloroplastic-like, giving the protein KPTYDVAKNTFEPAYDVAKNTWDFAVSRRVYGGDDTLRASYQTSSRVLGVEWSRNPKHTAGFKIVASVNLAEELKAPKLVAETTWNFEM; this is encoded by the exons aaacCAACTTATGACGTGGCCAAGAACACGTTTGAACCCGCCTATGACGTGGCCAAGAACACGTGGGACTTCGCCGTCTCGCGGAGGGTCTACGGCGGCGACGACACGTTGAGGGCCTCCTACCAGACATCCAGCAGGGTTCTGGGAGTTGAGTGGTCGAGGAATCCCAAACACACTGCTGGCTTCAAG ATCGTAGCATCTGTTAACTTGGCCGAGGAGTTGAAAGCTCCCAAACTTGTTGCTGAGACCACATGGAATTTTGAGATGTAG